Proteins co-encoded in one Malus sylvestris chromosome 9, drMalSylv7.2, whole genome shotgun sequence genomic window:
- the LOC126582758 gene encoding uncharacterized protein LOC126582758 — MASKFPPKLVQASNFLVKNGRTYYKQMVEQNKHHVQEPPTIEKCQTLAKQLFYTRLASIPVRYEAFWQEVGYLKNAIKSKEQMNVENAGLVALFGVECFAWFCGGEIIGRGFTFTGYYV, encoded by the exons ATGGCATCAAAGTTTCCACCAAAGCTGGTTCAGGCGTCGAACTTTTTAGTCAAGAATGGACGTACTTATTACAAGCAGATGGTAGAGCAGAACAAGCACCATGTCCAGGAGCCCCCCACCATTGAGAAGTGCCAAACATTAGCAAAACAACTGTTCTATACTCGTCTTGCCAG TATTCCAGTTCGTTATGAAGCATTCTGGCAGGAAGTTGGCTATCTCAAGAATGCAATAAAAAGCAAGGAGCAGATGAACGTGGAGAATGCTGGCCTTGTTGCGCTCTTTGGAGTTGAATGCTTTGCCTGGTTCTGCGGCGGTGAGATCATAGGAAGGGGCTTTACATTCACCGGCTACTATGTTTGA
- the LOC126634178 gene encoding LOW QUALITY PROTEIN: cytochrome c oxidase subunit 2 (The sequence of the model RefSeq protein was modified relative to this genomic sequence to represent the inferred CDS: substituted 1 base at 1 genomic stop codon): MIVLEWLFLIIVPCDAAEPWQLGFQDAATPMMQGIMDLHHDIFFFLILILVFVSRILVRALWHFHYKKNPIPQMIVHGTTIEILRTIFPSVILMFIAIPSFALLYSMDEVVVDPAITIKAIGHQWYWTYEYSDYNSSDEQSLTFDSYTIPEDDIELGQSRLLEVDNRVVVLDKTHIRIIVTPADVPHSWAVPSSGVKCDAVPGRLNXISISVQREGVYYGQCSNHAFTPIVVEAIPRKDYGSRVSNQVIPQTGEA, translated from the coding sequence ATGATTGTTCTAGAATGGCTATTCCTCATAATTGTTCCTTGTGATGCAGCGGAACCATGGCAATTAGGATTTCAAGACGCAGCAACACCTATGATGCAAGGAATAATGGACTTACATCACGatatctttttcttcctcattctGATTTTGGTTTTCGTATCACGGATCTTGGTTCGCGCTTTATGGCATTTccactataaaaaaaatccaatcccACAAATGATTGTTCATGGAACTACTATCGAGATTCTTCGAACCATATTTCCTAGTGTCATCCTGATGTTCATTGCTATACCATCATTTGCTCTGTTATACTCAATGGACGAGGTAGTAGTAGATCCAGCCATTACTATCAAAGCTATTGGACATCAATGGTATTGGACTTACGAGTATTCAGACTATAACAGTTCCGATGAACAGTCACTCACTTTTGACAGTTATACGATTCCAGAAGATGATATAGAATTGGGTCAATCACGTTTATTAGAAGTGGACAATAGAGTGGTTGTACTGGACAAAACTCATATACGTATTATTGTAACACCTGCTGATGTACCTCATAGTTGGGCTGTACCTTCGTCAGGTGTCAAATGTGATGCTGTACCTGGTCGTTTAAATTAGATCTCTATTTCGGTACAGCGAGAGGGAGTTTACTATGGTCAGTGCAGTAATCATGCCTTTACGCCTATCGTCGTAGAAGCTATTCCTAGGAAAGATTATGGTTCTCGGGTATCCAATCAAGTAATCCCCCAAACCGGGGAAGCTTAA